One window of Vidua chalybeata isolate OUT-0048 chromosome 14, bVidCha1 merged haplotype, whole genome shotgun sequence genomic DNA carries:
- the UPRT gene encoding uracil phosphoribosyltransferase homolog encodes MEAMPCQNQRLGPRPQDEPPAAATATASGGSRLIRFAEPSEDSGCPSPDSSSSSSNGVVAAAPIPAGEGGAPAIGPQLKLLPMNDQLRELQTIIRDKKSSRGDFVFSADRLIRLVVEEGLNQLPYTECTVTTPTGHKYEGVRFEKGNCGVSIMRSGEAMEQGLRDCCRSIRIGKILIQSDEETQRAKVYYAKFPPDIYRRKVLLMYPILSTGNTVIEAVKVLVEHGVQPSVIILLSLFSTPHGAKSIIQEFPEITILTTEVHPVAPTHFGQKYFGTD; translated from the exons aTGGAGGCGATGCCGTGCCAGAACCAGCGCCTCGGCCCGCGGCCGCAGGATGAGCCGCCGGCGGCTGCCACGGCCACGGCGAGCGGCGGCTCCCGGCTGATCCGCTTCGCCGAGCCCAGCGAGGACAGCGGCTGCCCCAGCCcggacagcagcagcagcagcagcaacgGGGTGGTGGCGGCGGCGCCGATCCCCGCGGGGGAGGGCGGCGCGCCGGCCATCGGGCCgcagctgaagctgctgccCATGAACGACCAGCTGCGGGAGCTGCAGACCATCATCAGGGACAA GAAATCCAGTAGAGGAGACTTCGTATTTTCTGCTGATCGTCTG ATCAGACTCGTGGTTGAAGAGGGACTGAATCAACTGCCCTACACAGAATGTACTGTTACCACTCCAACAG GACACAAGTATGAAGGAGTCCGATTCGAAAAGGGAAACTGCGGGGTCAGCATCATGAGAAGTG gggaGGCGATGGAGCAGGGCCTGCGGGACTGCTGCCGATCCATCCGCATCGGGAAAATCCTGATCCAGAGCGACGAGGAGACGCAGCGAGCCAAGGTGTACTACGCCAAGTTCCCCCCAGACATCTACAGGAGGAAAGTGCTGCTCATGTACCCGATCCTGA GTACTGGGAACACGGTCATCGAGGCTGTCAAAGTGCTCGTGGAGCATGGGGTCCAGCCCAGCGTCATCATCCTGCTCAGCCTCTTCTCCACACCTCACG GTGCCAAATCCATcatccaggaattcccagaAATCACCATTTTAACTACAGAAGTGCATCCTGTTGCACCAACGCACTTTGGACAGAAGTATTTTGGGACAGACTGA